One window of Fusobacterium polymorphum genomic DNA carries:
- the thrB gene encoding homoserine kinase, translated as MFEVRVPMTSANVACGFDTLGIAFQEYSIFDFELSDRLEFVNFEEEFCNEDNLVYIAFKKALNFLNKTIKGVKISLKKQAPIARGLGSSSTCVVAGIYGAYLLTGSVINKNDILKIATEIEGHPDNVAPAIFGNLCASCLVDNEAITVQYDVDDRFNFMALIPNFETKTADARKALPKELPLKDAIFSLSRLGIVLRAFENYDIDTLKKVLADKIHEPYRKKLIYEYDEVRNICESIESYGFFISGSGSTLINILKDENNVELIKEKLKNLKYDWKVLFVKADKEGTTYEERNV; from the coding sequence ATGTTTGAAGTAAGAGTACCTATGACATCAGCTAATGTTGCCTGTGGTTTTGATACTTTAGGAATAGCATTTCAAGAATATTCTATATTTGATTTTGAATTAAGTGACAGATTAGAATTTGTAAATTTTGAAGAAGAATTTTGTAATGAAGATAATCTTGTCTATATTGCTTTTAAAAAGGCTTTAAACTTTTTAAATAAAACCATAAAAGGAGTTAAAATTTCTCTTAAAAAACAAGCTCCTATTGCAAGAGGTTTAGGAAGTAGTTCAACCTGCGTTGTAGCAGGAATTTATGGTGCTTATTTATTGACAGGAAGTGTAATAAATAAAAATGATATTTTAAAAATAGCCACTGAAATTGAAGGGCATCCTGATAATGTAGCTCCTGCTATATTTGGTAACCTATGTGCTTCTTGTTTGGTTGATAATGAAGCTATAACTGTTCAATATGATGTAGATGATAGATTTAATTTTATGGCACTTATTCCTAATTTTGAAACTAAAACAGCAGATGCTAGAAAAGCTTTGCCTAAGGAACTTCCTTTAAAGGATGCTATATTCTCTCTTAGTCGTTTAGGAATAGTTTTAAGGGCTTTTGAAAATTATGATATAGATACTTTAAAGAAAGTTTTAGCTGATAAAATTCATGAACCATATCGTAAAAAGTTGATTTATGAATATGATGAAGTGAGAAATATTTGCGAAAGTATTGAAAGCTATGGATTTTTTATTTCTGGTAGTGGTTCAACTTTAATAAATATATTAAAAGATGAGAATAATGTAGAATTAATAAAAGAAAAATTAAAAAATTTAAAATATGATTGGAAAGTTCTCTTTGTTAAAGCTGACAAAGA
- the thrC gene encoding threonine synthase, translated as MKYRSTRDNNIIKDDKVALLQGLSEDGGLFVLENLSDKKINLENLIDKSYTEIAFEVLKLFFSFDENKLKSVIEKAYSKFSTSKVTPLVELKNAHVLELFHGPTSAFKDIALTLLPYLIQLALEGTEQEILILTATSGDTGKAALEGFKDVKQTEIIVFYPKNGVSKVQELQMRTQEGNNTKVCAIEGNFDDAQTAVKNIFLDEDLQKKLGDKKFSSANSINIGRLTPQIVYYIVAYIDLVKNKKINLGDKINFVVPTGNFGDILAGYYAKKLGLPVNKLVCASNENNVLYDFLTTGIYNRNREFLKTISPSMDILISSNLERLLYDLSDSDDKYIKSLMEDLKKNGKYQVNNEILAKLKEQFGSGYASDEETSKIIKKVWEEEKYLLDPHTAVAYKVMLEQNLDGTTVVLSTASPYKFCTSVANAVLNITDEDEFKLMEKLHEFTKVAIPENLKNLNTKEIRHNDVVKKEDMAKYILEAEKCLK; from the coding sequence ATGAAATATAGAAGTACAAGAGATAATAATATTATCAAAGATGATAAAGTAGCCTTATTACAAGGATTAAGTGAAGATGGAGGACTTTTTGTTTTAGAAAATTTATCTGATAAAAAAATTAATTTAGAAAATTTAATTGATAAATCTTACACTGAAATTGCTTTTGAAGTTTTAAAATTATTTTTCTCATTTGATGAAAATAAATTGAAATCTGTTATTGAAAAAGCATATAGTAAGTTTTCAACTTCAAAGGTAACTCCTCTTGTAGAGTTAAAAAATGCTCATGTTTTAGAGTTATTTCATGGTCCTACAAGTGCTTTTAAAGATATAGCTTTAACATTGCTACCTTATTTAATTCAATTAGCCTTAGAAGGAACTGAACAAGAAATTTTAATTCTAACTGCTACAAGTGGAGATACAGGAAAAGCAGCTTTAGAAGGATTTAAAGATGTTAAACAAACTGAAATAATTGTTTTCTATCCTAAAAATGGAGTAAGTAAAGTACAAGAATTACAAATGAGAACTCAAGAAGGAAATAATACAAAAGTTTGTGCAATAGAAGGAAATTTTGATGATGCTCAAACAGCTGTTAAAAATATTTTCTTAGATGAAGATTTACAAAAGAAATTAGGAGATAAGAAATTTTCAAGTGCTAACTCAATAAATATAGGGCGTTTAACTCCTCAAATAGTTTATTATATTGTAGCCTATATTGATTTAGTAAAAAATAAAAAAATTAATTTAGGAGATAAAATAAACTTTGTTGTACCTACTGGAAATTTTGGAGATATTCTAGCTGGATACTATGCTAAAAAATTAGGTTTACCTGTGAATAAATTAGTTTGTGCAAGTAATGAGAATAATGTGCTTTATGATTTTCTAACAACAGGTATCTATAATAGAAATCGTGAGTTTTTAAAAACAATTTCTCCTAGTATGGATATTTTAATTTCAAGTAACTTAGAAAGACTACTTTATGATTTAAGTGACTCTGATGACAAATATATTAAATCTTTAATGGAAGACTTAAAGAAAAATGGAAAATATCAAGTAAATAATGAAATTTTAGCAAAATTAAAAGAACAGTTTGGAAGTGGTTATGCTAGTGATGAAGAAACTTCTAAAATAATAAAAAAAGTTTGGGAAGAAGAAAAATATTTACTTGACCCACATACAGCAGTAGCATATAAAGTTATGTTAGAACAAAATTTAGATGGTACAACAGTTGTTTTATCAACAGCTTCTCCATATAAGTTCTGTACAAGTGTTGCTAATGCAGTTTTAAATATTACAGATGAAGATGAATTTAAGTTAATGGAAAAGTTACATGAATTTACAAAAGTGGCTATACCTGAAAATTTAAAAAATCTAAATACTAAAGAAATAAGACATAATGATGTTGTAAAAAAAGAAGATATGGCTAAATATATTTTGGAGGCAGAAAAATGTTTGAAGTAA